The following is a genomic window from Acipenser ruthenus chromosome 19, fAciRut3.2 maternal haplotype, whole genome shotgun sequence.
acaaaacttgaaataaatatgtacatattatattctaacactctatttggacatatagcgtgtgtttgctatgacaattcaaTCAAACTATCAATattctatgatcatttaaaagctaaatccacctccgcagtaggatcacaataatcctggtattttggatcaaagtaatcgtgatctcctctttaaattctgaagaacccaattgcaacatttaatcgtGATTAAAAGTGCGATCGGATTACCAAAAACTAAATCTGGATCACAGTAATTCCGATCGcatttcgatgttttgaaaaacccaactGCACAATAACAATATATCCAGATCAAACGCGTTAATCCGATTACCaacattttgaaaaaccggcccctgaaATTGAGATATGTGCCAGATGGATTTAGTTGGATGTCTATAATTCCAAACAAATATGCTACAATTATTACAATTGTCATGAAAACAAGATAGGCATTTTACATTCAATATACCATAATGAGAAGTTCTAGATAtggtatgataaaaaaaaagagctaCAGCTAAAATCTGGTTATGATTTAATCGCTTTAGACACGTTGATATTAGAAGATGTGAGACTCTGAGATCGATTAGTGCTGTCTATACATGAGGGGCGGGGTTGGCGGGAGATCCGAAGTTTTGTACCGCCCTCTCTGCTGTAGAGCACGCCACAGTGCGCGAGCTTGTTTTTGCAGACAATACAGGAATACAAGCTTATTTTTTGAGTCGGTTTCAATTGTTCTTATTAATTTTTAGTATATTTAATTTATAACTGTTGGGTAGACATGACGACCCAGTCGTACCTGCCGGTGCCACCCGGGGTTGGAATGGAGGAAAATTTCCTGTCTCTGGATGATATTTTGCTGTCTCAAGAGAAGCTGCCGACCCGAACGGAGTGCGTTTTCCCTCGACTGGGCTTCGTGGAGAAAACCAGTGACACCCGCGACATCCCTGAGGTGAGATATAGCAATATTACATAGTATAATCACGAACTGACGTATTTGTTGGTGAAAttactgcagtgttttttctgTCTCCTTTTAAAAGTATTGCCagccaaaataacaaaacatgtttATAACTGTTGGGTagacatgggcagcagtgtggagtagtggttagggctttgggctcttgaccggagggttgtgggttcaatccctggtaggggacactgctgctgtacccttgagcaaggtactttgcctagattgctccagtaaaaacccaactgtataaatgggtaattgtatgtaaaaaaataatgtgatatcttgtaacaattgtaagtcgccctggataagggcgtcggctaagaaataaataataataataataataatgtttcgaAAAGTTACAGTAAGCCGATTTGTGCATAATTAATACATGTGAGGGTGTCCGCTTGGTTGCCACGATAAATTGTGGGATCATACATTCATAGTCATGTATGTCTCTTCCGGGAGGTCTCGATGTTTTTGTGCATTGTTTCAACCCCGAGTAGCTAAATCTTGGACAATTGTATTGCTGACCAGCCAAATTTCAAATTCTTTATTGTGTGTGCTATATTGCTTATAATGGTGGCACACATGGTTGAacacccattgcatagcagagTGGAAATGTAATTCATTTAGCATGAATTGGTAGTAACTTGTTTTCTTTTAGAACACATTTACCTTGACGTTTACCTTGGCACCTGAACATtggaaatatataatttataatgaaTGACAGGGGAAATATTCATATTCAAATGTATAACATGTTTTATGTAAACGTCGCTTTTTAAGGcagaataaaatacagtacataagaCTTGAAGAGGAAATCCTCTTGTTTTTATGTGAAATAAAACCGTATTATGAAAATAAAGAACGGTTGTAGGATAACACGTTTTTTTGTGTCAGCAaattatgtacatttttattccaagcagaaaaaaaaccccaatatgTACAGATTAGGAATTAGCAATGGAATGCTTAATCACCGATGCAAAAATGTGTGGCAGACAAGCACCCCTTAATATCCTCAGAATCTGATATTATGCTATAATCTCccgatgataataataatacatgtaactGGGTGAATGTTAGACAGTAATCTGAGGTGGGTTTGTAGTCATCATTGTATGACATGTTTTTGTTGGTGAAAGATTAATTGTGTTTCTGTTATCTCTTCAGGGAACAAAGATGGAGATGCCCCTGTGGTTGTCAAAGGGTCTGTATGATAACAAGCGGCGCCTCGTGTCTGTAGAGCAGCCCAAGATTTACCGGCAGGGCTGGAGAACAGTGTTTAGTGCCGACCCCAATGTGGTGGACCTTCACAAGATGGGTCCCTATTACTATGGTTTGGGGTCCCAGTTACTGCACTTTGACAGCCCTGAGAACCCTGAGATCGCACAAACTGTGCTACAGGTGATATCTTTAACAATATGAAGTGCATAAACCTGTCATGCATTTAACGTTGCAGTACTTGCTTTAACTAATGGCAAGAGGTAATGTAACATCAGTGTAAACAAAGTACGTATCCATAATTTAGTAAGACTTTCTGCATGTGTGCTAAAGTGCTTTACACAAATAGCAGGACTTGATATGCCTAATTCATAGAGAAGCTTACTGTAATAAGTACTGTACTTTAGAAACTTGGTTGTGTTACTACTCAAAACTATTTTGTTTTCTCCAAGGGAACATGCAGTATTTATTCATAAAATACAACAGTCCCTTGCATTTGCTGGCGATATTCATATACATATAACATACTATTTGAGTGCACATCATTAATATGTGCATATTATTATCTCGTCTCCTTTCTCAAATGGCAAGCATTTAAAAAAGGGGAATAAAACAGCCCATCTGAAATGTGTAAGACAGACCGAATAATGTCAGCTGTGTAGTCTAATACTGTATGTTGTAGGAGCTTTGGTATGTGAGAGACCTATCTATAGTTTTAGCCATAGCTGTTGCTAGTCGTGGCTGCAATGTCCAACAACTGCCCTGAAACCAATGTGTCGAATTAAAAGGGTAAATAGAGGACACTCCATGAATGTACTATAGTTATTTCACGAATGGGGGTGGCAGAATAACGAGCCCCCGTGTGGGGTAAGTGGGTTGTTTTACAGGCATCATTTTGAGTGACAAACACAGCACTCCATGAGCTTTCATTGGGTaatgtgtatacatgtataacaTGTACAATGTATGGAAGAGGTGGTAAGTGTTAACCTAAATTAGGCAGTGTGATTCATCCAGCCAGAATGCAAGATTGATTCCAAAATTAGATCTGTTTTTTTGAACAATACAAGTTATTCAGTGCTAGAAATCAGCACTTGCTGTATAAGTCAAGTATGTCAGGAAAGTTGCTATTGCCCCAGTTTTCTAGTGTGTCATAACTGAAATAGCTACAGGTCTAAAggctacattttaataataaaatatctaaagCATTTATCCTCTAAACTAGtgatattataaaaatgtatctttaaaaaaTCCCTTTTAATACTGTGTTGTGGGCAAAAGCACCAGTACGATTAcagtattgggggggggggggggggggactggtgCATTTGGTCACTAAAGTGCAGTTTATAAATGGTTATCTGTGTTATTTGATccagcaaatgaaaataaaatttgattttaaTAGAACACTTTGCTGTCACTTCAGTGAAATGGCCACAAGGTGGCAACCTTGAAATAGACTTATTGACATTATTAAGCAGTTTGTTGTTGGCAAACATTAACTCAATTCCATTTGAATTTGATTGCCAGAAGCAGTATCATATGAtctttcaccacttttttttttttctccagctgtctctccattgctgttttttttttttttaaatatgttcagTAATTTCCAGAACTGAAAAAACAGCAATGGGGGCTTGCTGGAATGGACTACACATGACTGTTCAGTTTGAGAGTGGAACATTGTAGGTTTTAACCCCAGCCTTTTACACCTGTCTGTAAATCAAATGATTACTGAAGCAGGCTTGGCTTCcatatttaaatggtctgacaaaaaaatggaaatatgcatgaacttgtttttttttttaaccgcttTTAAAATGCCCAATTTAAATGTTGTCTGCTGTAACCCAATTGCGAATTGGGTGTACAGAAGAGCAATGCTGTCATTCCAGTCACTCCTTTTCACCCACTGAACCCAGACAGCAGATGTCACCAATGCTACCCAGCCTGGGAAGACACTGCCTGGACTGATCCAGCATTTGGAGACCAGCATTTTTGGACATTCAAAAAAATAACCGCCATAGCAAATTTGAGATTGTGTCAGCTGCCCTACACCTTATGGACTGGGTTATTACAGTGGTTTACAGTTTTTGCACAGCCCCTTAGGTGACATATgcataaatgtgaaaaaaatgcaaatttaGCTTGAATAAATTAAGCACACTGTACTTTGAATTACACATTGGTAAAGTTGAAAGATGCTTGACAACCTATACATGTTTACTCCTGCATTTTTGGTTGTCGCAAGGTTTCACATTTGTTTAGCTTTTTCTTCCGAGGCAACTTGCACATTTAATACAGTGTATATACAGGTTGATTCATAATTCTAGCAACATTGTTGTTTTGCAATATTTTTAACTCTACTTAAATGCCAACATTATTAAACAACCCTTTTGTGGCCAGACAGTGTGTCACAGAGTATCTCTGTCAGACATTTTTCCTTTGCGTATCATCCTCATGTATGTTTGCGCAAATTGTGAATTGCCCTTTATTACTCCAAAAATTTATTgcaatgttatttttgtaaaaaaaagttcCCGAACTGTCTCTGATAAACACAAAAATAGGCTACACTCTTTTTCCTTTTTCTGTATGTAACAAAGCAtctcaaacaaatatatatatatatatatatatatatatatatatatatatatatatatatatatatatatatatatatatatatagatatagataatatatatatatatatagatagttaTTGTAATAGTCCTAACAACCACATATGTTTCCAATCTtagaaaaggttgggaaccacagttgcgatttatttattttaaagaaaataacacGTTGGTAACCTTGTGTGAagccccccaccaaaaaaaaattttttttttttcttgtcatttcCTTGCTGACAGACGTACATTGGACGTTTCCGCCGCATTATGGACTCCTCGCAGAATGCCTACAATGAGGACACGTCTGCACTGGTGGAGCGGCTGGATGTCCTAGAGAGGTCTCTCTTCCGCACTGGACAGATCGGCCTCAATGACTTCCAGCGCTGGGAGAAAGGCCAAGCCTCCCAGATCACTGCTTCCAACCTGGTGCAGAACTACAGGAAGAGGAAGTTCCCAGACCTGGAGGCCTGAGAACTGATGGGGCCGCTTCTGCAACAAAGAAAGAACTTTGAGACGCAACAAATAACTTCAGGCTGACGGGGCTACTGTCAGGCTCtctgtggggggaaaaaatgtgGGATGAAGAAGAAAAAGTTCTCTTATCTGTATCTTGTATCTTGTCAAAATGTAGAAAAGTAAAAAGACAAGATGCTGCTGGAGTATTTTTATGAATGAATGTGACCTGTTTTGAAATAATGCAGTTGCTGTGCAGTTTTCATGTACATTTTGTCTTATTTCTTAAGTGGTAACTTGGACTAATTTGAATGGTGGTACTTTATAGAATGACCTATATTGCAAGAGCTATGTACCATATCACTGCCACACTATTCTGTGCTGAATAAAGACATGTTGGAAACATATTCTACCAGGATCTACAGAAGGTTTGTATGGTCagttttgtaataaatattttaaagttaaTGTACCATGTTAGAAAATTgcctcaatgttttttttcttttctgaggtggattttttaaaattgtatttagtttggtttgGAATCCAAGTCTTACCATATGACAACACTGCCACACAATCTCCAAGCTCCGAGCAGTGGCACAAGCTACATTGTATACATGGCATTAAGCTCATTTAGTTGAGGATGCTACCTCTTGAGATTGCTTAAacctgctgttgtgtgtgtgtgtgtgtgtgtgtgtggacctgCTTACAGGAGAAAGGTGCTCCTGACACAGAACATGTTATGCGAGTCACACCCCAGTAAGTGTTTGTCTGAGAAGTGTTGAGGAGGTGTATTTCAAAGGTCCAGACCTACACAAGACAGACTACTGTCAATTAGCATTTCAGCTCCACATTGTTTTATCCAATAAGCTGATTTTTGGTTTAaggaatacatttctttttttcttttttttttttttaaagatcatgTTGCCATTTAAAGGTACGTTTTGGTTTTAACTAGCCTGTAAGTTGTATACAAATCACAGTGTACTTACAGCTTTTTGTGACTGCTAtacatttttgcatttctttctaCCTCAGACTGCATAGAGTAACATCGTGCATGTTTTAGTTTATCCTTGGCAAATAGGATGGATAATGCTAATATGTCAAACTGGAGACACCTTATTCTTTACCCACAGGTCTATTCAAATTTAGTGCTTATTTACCTATTCCATACTTTGTTGCCTTTCTCCAATAATGCTGCATTAGTTTTATAAAGTGGAAGCTTCCTGTAATATCAAAGTaaagatacaaataaaacatatttgtctgtgccattaaaaaaaaacgccTCCTCATCAACAGCAAATACTAAAATCCATCACACTGGAAGACTGACGTAATTAGAAAACTATAATACAAATAGTTTCTTATGTTTGTTTAAACGTACAGTAAACTAGGACTGCAGTACAATTGCTGCACCTTTAAAGAGTGACGGAGGCTGCTGTCTGTTTAGAGCACTAGAGCGAGGCTGTGACCTTATTAGTCTGGAATTGTTCCCTGGCGTCCCAGGGGTGACCTTGACACTCATCATGAGGAAAGGGCCGAAAGGGATTCAGAGCTGCACGGCTCACTGCATCATACAAGGAGTTAGCACtactttattttttagttttctaCCATTCAATTCCATCATCTGGTCATgtgtaaaatgttaattattgacaggcgtttattattttatttatttttttgctgggtGATGAAACTATTGACATTATAGTCTTGATTTTAATGATCAGCTCAAACAAACAAGTGTGCTCTACTTTTTGATTATGTGACAAAACctagaatgtgtttttttgttacataACCCATacaaactttttgtttttatggcAGACATTTGTTGTGATGTGCTTTGTTTAAAGTTATAATGGAGGTAAAAGTATACTTAGTTGACAAAGtcaaccctaaccaatactttaagcacagcacagaaatcaggaccagagtacagttagatagatagatttagGACAGAGGTTAGGAGACACTATACACAGAGAGGATATGGACTAAGGTTACGTAGTTGTGATGTTGAATCATTGTGATCCTTTAAGAAccagcttgacaaagttttgagatcaatcagctattagGATGCGGACGAGCTTTGAGGGGCCGACTGGCctcttcatacattttcttatgtttttataatcTTGCGCATACATTTTCCCAAGACGCAGTCATCAATATCTTAGATAGGTTTCAGAACTGTTAAACAGTAAGACAGGGCAATCTACATTTagaatttaataa
Proteins encoded in this region:
- the gins3 gene encoding DNA replication complex GINS protein PSF3 codes for the protein MTTQSYLPVPPGVGMEENFLSLDDILLSQEKLPTRTECVFPRLGFVEKTSDTRDIPEGTKMEMPLWLSKGLYDNKRRLVSVEQPKIYRQGWRTVFSADPNVVDLHKMGPYYYGLGSQLLHFDSPENPEIAQTVLQTYIGRFRRIMDSSQNAYNEDTSALVERLDVLERSLFRTGQIGLNDFQRWEKGQASQITASNLVQNYRKRKFPDLEA